A part of Aquibium oceanicum genomic DNA contains:
- a CDS encoding pilus assembly protein, which produces MPRRLAADRGGNYSIGFALAMLPILGGVSLAVDYSDMLRQKQAMLNALDAAGIATARRIVEGATETEVRTYAKDFFEANLGPVNAADTTLSVQLPTNTSGGGTLKLSATLEYRPYFLPSFRYLLTGTPDNEPVAFSAGNELRLKNTLEVALALDNSGSMSDLGSGSGQKRIDLLKTAAKQLVDTLVLQAAQIKQVDKPVQFSLVPFAASVNVGPGNAGAAWMDGEGVSPLHHENFAWSTMSSGNRRAEKIGGVWFKKGSDWGEEENEILSRFSLYKDMKKVDTREWVVTGREYICTRYRSNGTCREGYWRDTGYYEETLGPYASWQGCVEARPYPYNVDDTPPAISSGATGVWTGDPATLFVPMFAPDEAGDRWATDADSSPDNYSAPNNWWNDGTETSSASARQKNMPKYFEVRPYGTTSPQGTGPNYSCTTNPVTPLTDVSTGEGLSTIKSAIDAMAPNGGTNVPEGLAWGWRTVSGGEPFTEGRPEIEKGNDKIVILLTDGANTYYTPGSLGYSDTAGNKSIYSSYGYTGQAYDGGSKTRLFMGTSSAIGDFDYSNTNYTKAMNEQLQTLCGNAKSAGVLVMTVALDLNETNSSEQAQIDGLRACSSDSRFRRDPADPAKPAKLFWNATGANLADKFREIADELSNLRIVG; this is translated from the coding sequence ATGCCCCGCCGCCTCGCCGCCGACCGCGGCGGAAACTATTCGATCGGCTTCGCGCTCGCCATGCTGCCCATCCTCGGCGGCGTCTCGCTGGCGGTCGACTATTCAGACATGCTCCGCCAGAAGCAGGCCATGCTGAATGCGCTGGACGCGGCCGGTATCGCGACGGCCCGGCGGATCGTTGAAGGCGCGACGGAGACCGAGGTCCGCACCTACGCGAAAGACTTCTTCGAGGCCAATCTCGGGCCGGTGAACGCAGCCGACACGACACTTTCGGTCCAGCTTCCCACAAACACCAGCGGCGGCGGCACGCTCAAGCTTTCCGCCACGCTCGAGTACAGGCCCTATTTCCTGCCGTCGTTTCGATATCTCCTGACGGGGACACCCGACAACGAGCCGGTCGCTTTCAGCGCCGGCAACGAGCTGAGGCTGAAGAACACGCTTGAAGTGGCGCTTGCACTCGACAATTCGGGATCGATGTCGGACCTAGGATCGGGCTCCGGCCAGAAGCGCATCGACCTCCTAAAGACCGCTGCGAAGCAACTGGTGGACACGCTGGTCCTCCAGGCCGCGCAGATCAAGCAGGTCGACAAGCCCGTCCAGTTCTCGCTCGTCCCCTTCGCCGCGTCGGTGAATGTCGGACCCGGCAATGCCGGCGCCGCATGGATGGACGGCGAGGGCGTTTCTCCCCTCCACCACGAGAATTTCGCCTGGTCGACGATGAGTTCGGGCAACCGACGCGCGGAAAAGATCGGCGGCGTCTGGTTCAAGAAGGGCAGCGACTGGGGCGAGGAGGAGAACGAGATCCTGTCGCGATTTTCGCTCTACAAGGACATGAAGAAGGTCGACACGCGGGAGTGGGTCGTCACCGGCAGGGAATACATCTGCACGCGCTATCGCTCGAACGGTACCTGCCGCGAAGGCTACTGGCGCGACACCGGATACTACGAGGAAACGCTCGGGCCCTACGCAAGCTGGCAGGGATGCGTCGAAGCGCGTCCCTATCCCTACAATGTGGACGACACGCCACCCGCCATCTCTTCCGGTGCGACAGGGGTCTGGACGGGCGATCCGGCCACGCTCTTCGTGCCGATGTTCGCGCCCGACGAAGCCGGCGACCGCTGGGCGACCGACGCCGATTCCAGCCCCGACAACTACTCCGCGCCCAACAACTGGTGGAACGACGGCACCGAGACGAGTTCGGCCTCGGCGCGCCAGAAGAACATGCCGAAATATTTCGAAGTGCGCCCGTACGGCACGACCTCGCCGCAGGGAACCGGCCCGAACTATTCCTGCACGACCAATCCGGTCACGCCGTTGACCGACGTGTCGACCGGCGAGGGACTGAGCACGATCAAGTCCGCCATCGACGCCATGGCTCCCAACGGCGGCACGAACGTTCCGGAGGGCCTCGCATGGGGCTGGCGCACCGTATCTGGTGGAGAACCCTTCACGGAAGGCCGGCCGGAAATCGAGAAGGGCAACGACAAGATCGTGATCCTGCTGACCGACGGCGCAAACACCTATTATACGCCGGGTTCGCTCGGCTATTCGGATACGGCCGGCAACAAGTCGATCTACTCCTCCTACGGCTATACCGGCCAGGCCTATGACGGAGGTTCGAAGACCCGCTTGTTCATGGGCACGAGCAGCGCGATCGGAGACTTCGACTACTCGAACACGAATTACACCAAGGCGATGAACGAACAGCTGCAGACGCTCTGCGGAAATGCGAAGTCGGCCGGCGTCCTGGTCATGACCGTGGCACTCGATCTCAACGAGACGAATTCGAGCGAGCAGGCCCAGATCGACGGCCTCCGCGCCTGCTCGTCGGATTCCCGTTTCCGCAGGGATCCCGCCGATCCGGCGAAGCCCGCAAAACTTTTCTGGAACGCCACCGGCGCCAATCTCGCCGACAAATTCAGAGAAATCGCCGACGAGCTCTCGAATCTGCGCATCGTGGGTTGA
- a CDS encoding EAL domain-containing protein codes for MTPEAAAAIYPSQTAILIVASLLSACALALACMAFFQAQRQAAEFTRFSRSIEIALSRLSAQVEAGNRAVEDIETWVGEELSRLSGSNSAPSEPADTMQNIVQHPSAKKSQGRKAPAPAGGGQAENALAEAVSSGALELSLQPIISIARNAAVGFDTFAHLEIDGAAEDIYRLSSTASRVDRAAFERLLVTRAAETARRRLGPRSGSMPLHCPISEALLDDETACEAVSSLISSHPALSKSIVLSLGSALLREPTPVQRERLSQLLQTGISFAAEGWDGPAGSISELRDLGVVFLKLDANRLLDREKSRRKQVSGRDLAVAGSESGLEIIATGIMTDEDAVNILDLGVDLMIGDRFSEPKRLRSTEAAA; via the coding sequence GTGACGCCCGAAGCGGCAGCCGCGATCTATCCGTCGCAGACAGCCATCCTGATCGTCGCAAGCCTGCTGTCGGCCTGCGCATTGGCGTTGGCATGCATGGCGTTTTTCCAAGCACAGCGGCAGGCGGCCGAGTTCACCCGCTTCTCCCGTTCTATCGAGATCGCCCTGTCGCGGCTGTCGGCCCAGGTGGAAGCAGGGAACAGGGCGGTAGAAGACATCGAGACCTGGGTCGGCGAGGAGCTTTCGCGCCTCTCGGGCAGCAACTCGGCGCCCTCGGAACCCGCCGATACGATGCAGAATATCGTTCAGCATCCCTCGGCAAAGAAATCGCAGGGAAGGAAGGCGCCCGCTCCGGCCGGCGGCGGGCAGGCGGAGAACGCGCTCGCCGAAGCGGTGTCGTCCGGAGCCCTCGAACTCAGTCTTCAGCCTATCATTTCCATCGCCCGCAACGCAGCGGTCGGCTTCGATACCTTCGCGCACCTGGAGATCGACGGAGCTGCCGAGGACATTTACCGCCTGTCTTCGACCGCAAGCCGCGTCGACCGCGCGGCTTTCGAGCGGCTTCTCGTGACTCGCGCAGCCGAGACGGCGCGACGGCGCCTTGGCCCAAGAAGCGGCAGCATGCCGCTTCACTGCCCCATCTCCGAGGCGCTGCTGGACGACGAGACCGCCTGCGAGGCGGTTTCGAGCCTGATCTCGAGCCACCCTGCCCTGTCGAAATCGATCGTCCTGTCTTTGGGATCCGCCCTGCTCCGCGAGCCGACGCCGGTTCAGCGTGAACGCCTGTCCCAGCTTCTGCAGACCGGAATATCCTTCGCGGCGGAAGGGTGGGACGGACCCGCCGGCAGCATTTCCGAGCTACGCGATCTTGGAGTGGTGTTCCTCAAGCTCGATGCGAACCGGCTCCTGGATCGCGAGAAGTCCCGGCGCAAGCAGGTCTCGGGTCGGGATCTCGCGGTCGCCGGCTCCGAAAGCGGCCTCGAAATCATCGCGACCGGCATCATGACGGACGAGGACGCCGTCAACATCCTCGACCTGGGGGTCGACCTGATGATCGGAGATCGCTTCTCCGAACCCAAGCGCCTGCGCTCCACGGAAGCAGCCGCCTGA
- the groL gene encoding chaperonin GroEL (60 kDa chaperone family; promotes refolding of misfolded polypeptides especially under stressful conditions; forms two stacked rings of heptamers to form a barrel-shaped 14mer; ends can be capped by GroES; misfolded proteins enter the barrel where they are refolded when GroES binds) — protein sequence MAAKDVKFSRDARERMLRGVNILADAVKVTLGPKGRNVVLDKSFGAPRITKDGVTVAKEIELEDKFENMGAQMVREVASKTNDIAGDGTTTATVLAQAIVQEGHKAVAAGMNPMDLKRGIDLAVSEAVASLVQSAKKINTSSEVAQVGTISANGETEIGEMIAEAMQKVGNEGVITVEEAKTAETELEVVEGMQFDRGYLSPYFVTNPDKMVAELEDAYILLHEKKLSNLQAMLPVLEAVVQTSKPLLIISEDVEGEALATLVVNKLRGGLKIAAVKAPGFGDRRKAMLEDIAILTGGQVISEDLGIKLENVGLDMLGRAKKVSISKENTTIVDGAGKKEEIQGRVAQIKQQIEETTSDYDREKLQERLAKLAGGVAVIRVGGSTEVEVKEKKDRVDDALNATRAAVEEGIVPGGGVALLRASLAIKGEGGNADQKAGIAIVRRALQAPARQIASNAGAEASIVAGKILENSGATYGYNAQTGEYGDMIAMGIVDPVKVVRTALQDAASVAGLLVTTEAMIAESPKKESAGGMPGGMPGGGMGGMGGMDF from the coding sequence ATGGCTGCCAAAGACGTAAAATTCTCCCGTGATGCCCGCGAGCGCATGCTGCGCGGCGTCAACATCCTCGCCGACGCGGTGAAGGTGACCCTCGGCCCCAAGGGCCGCAACGTGGTTCTCGACAAGAGCTTCGGCGCTCCGCGCATCACCAAGGACGGCGTCACCGTCGCCAAGGAAATCGAGCTCGAGGACAAGTTCGAGAACATGGGCGCCCAGATGGTGCGCGAAGTGGCCTCCAAGACCAACGACATCGCCGGTGACGGCACCACGACCGCGACCGTTCTGGCCCAGGCGATCGTTCAGGAAGGCCACAAGGCCGTTGCCGCCGGCATGAACCCGATGGACCTGAAGCGCGGCATCGACCTCGCTGTTTCCGAAGCGGTTGCAAGCCTCGTCCAGAGCGCCAAGAAGATCAACACCTCCTCGGAAGTCGCCCAGGTCGGCACCATTTCGGCCAATGGCGAGACCGAGATCGGCGAGATGATCGCCGAGGCCATGCAGAAGGTCGGCAACGAGGGTGTCATCACCGTCGAGGAAGCCAAGACCGCCGAGACCGAGCTCGAGGTTGTCGAAGGCATGCAGTTCGACCGCGGCTACCTGTCGCCCTACTTCGTGACCAACCCGGACAAGATGGTCGCCGAGCTGGAGGACGCCTACATCCTCCTGCACGAAAAGAAGCTCTCCAACCTCCAGGCGATGCTGCCGGTTCTGGAGGCGGTCGTTCAGACCTCCAAGCCGCTCCTGATCATCTCCGAGGACGTCGAAGGCGAGGCTCTGGCCACGCTCGTCGTCAACAAGCTGCGCGGTGGCCTCAAGATCGCCGCCGTCAAGGCTCCGGGCTTCGGTGACCGCCGCAAGGCCATGCTCGAGGACATCGCAATCCTCACCGGCGGCCAGGTGATTTCGGAAGATCTCGGCATCAAGCTCGAGAACGTCGGCCTCGACATGCTCGGCCGCGCCAAGAAGGTCTCGATCTCCAAGGAGAACACCACCATCGTCGACGGCGCCGGCAAGAAGGAAGAGATCCAGGGCCGCGTCGCCCAGATCAAGCAGCAGATCGAGGAGACCACCTCGGACTACGACCGTGAGAAGCTCCAGGAGCGTCTCGCCAAGCTCGCTGGCGGCGTCGCGGTGATCCGCGTCGGCGGCTCCACCGAGGTCGAGGTCAAGGAGAAGAAGGACCGCGTCGACGACGCCCTCAACGCGACCCGCGCGGCCGTGGAAGAAGGCATCGTGCCCGGCGGCGGCGTGGCGCTCCTGCGTGCTTCGCTGGCCATCAAGGGTGAAGGCGGCAACGCCGACCAGAAGGCCGGTATCGCCATCGTGCGCCGTGCTCTCCAGGCTCCGGCTCGCCAGATCGCGTCGAACGCGGGCGCCGAGGCTTCGATCGTCGCCGGCAAGATCCTTGAGAACTCCGGCGCGACCTACGGCTACAACGCCCAGACCGGCGAGTATGGCGACATGATCGCCATGGGCATCGTGGATCCGGTCAAGGTGGTTCGCACCGCCCTCCAGGACGCGGCCTCGGTCGCCGGCCTGCTCGTCACCACCGAAGCCATGATTGCCGAGTCTCCGAAGAAGGAGAGCGCCGGTGGAATGCCCGGCGGCATGCCCGGCGGCGGCATGGGCGGCATGGGCGGCATGGACTTCTAA
- the ileS gene encoding isoleucine--tRNA ligase: MTDTAEKLDYSKTLYLPKTDFPMRAGLPDKEPQIVARWQELDLYKRLREDAKGRPLYVLHDGPPYANGNIHIGHALNKILKDVITRSFQMRGYDSNYVPGWDCHGLPIEWKIEEQYRAKGLDKDQVPVNEFRKECREFAQHWITVQSDEFKRLGIEGDFDNPYTTMAFHAEARIAGELLKFAMSDQLYRGSKPVMWSVVERTALAEAEVEYHDYESDTVWVKFPVVGYGTSDTPDAAKQKMSDLSGAAVVIWTTTPWTIPGNRAVAFAPRIAYGLYEVTAAENDFGPQPGEKLIFADALAEESFAKAKLALRKIASVSDAELSGFVLSHPLKGLGGGYEFPVPMLPGDHVTDDAGTGFVHTAPGHGREDFDAWTDAAKDLRARGIDTAIPFTVDDAGFFTKDAPGFGPDREGGAARVIDDNGKKGDANKAVIDALIERNMLFARGRLKHSYPHSWRSKKPVIFRNTPQWFVHMDKDLNDGTTLRTRALAAIDATRFVPAAGQTRLRAMIEERPDWVLSRQRAWGVPICVFVDEDGNVLKDEAVNARIMDAFEAEGADAWFAEGARERFLGSRANEPWAMVKDILDVWFDSGSTHTFTLEDRPDLKWPADVYLEGSDQHRGWFHSSLLESCGTRGRAPYDAVITHGFTMAEDGRKMSKSLGNQVFPQDIMKQSGADILRLWVMTTDYWEDQRLGKSIIQTNVDAYRKMRNTIRWMLGTLGHDEGEEVALADMPELERLMLHRLSELDQMVRKSYDAFDFKRIAKSLTDFMIVDLSAFYFDIRKDALYCDAPSSLRRKASIVVVRHLFDCVVTWLAPMLPFTMEEAWLDRHKDAVSVHLEQFPAVPAEWRDEALAEKWRKIRQVRRVVTGALELERAKKTIGSSLEAAPIVYVGRDTGDLLKSMDADEVFITSGAVVRSGLSTLGMDQPEIADADPASYFRDEAGTDHIAVVFRPAVSLGRKKCARSWRYTDDVGSDPDYPDVSARDAVALKELQALGRL, translated from the coding sequence ATGACCGATACAGCTGAAAAGCTCGACTATTCCAAGACGCTCTATCTGCCCAAGACCGACTTCCCCATGCGCGCCGGGTTGCCCGACAAGGAGCCGCAGATCGTGGCACGCTGGCAGGAACTCGACCTCTACAAGCGCCTGCGCGAGGACGCCAAGGGCCGGCCGCTCTACGTGCTGCATGACGGACCGCCCTATGCCAACGGAAACATCCACATTGGGCATGCGCTGAACAAGATCCTGAAGGACGTCATCACGCGATCTTTCCAGATGCGCGGCTACGATTCCAACTACGTGCCGGGCTGGGATTGCCATGGCCTGCCAATCGAGTGGAAGATCGAGGAGCAGTACCGCGCCAAGGGGCTCGACAAAGACCAGGTGCCGGTCAACGAGTTCCGCAAGGAATGCCGCGAGTTCGCGCAGCACTGGATCACTGTGCAGTCGGACGAATTCAAGCGGCTGGGCATCGAGGGGGACTTCGACAATCCCTACACGACCATGGCCTTCCACGCCGAGGCGCGGATCGCGGGCGAACTCCTGAAGTTCGCCATGAGCGACCAGCTCTACCGCGGCTCCAAACCGGTGATGTGGAGCGTGGTGGAACGCACCGCGCTGGCCGAGGCGGAGGTCGAGTACCACGACTATGAGAGTGATACGGTCTGGGTGAAGTTTCCGGTGGTCGGATATGGCACGTCAGATACTCCGGATGCCGCCAAACAGAAGATGTCCGACCTTAGTGGGGCAGCAGTCGTCATCTGGACCACCACTCCGTGGACGATCCCCGGCAACCGCGCCGTCGCCTTCGCGCCCCGTATCGCCTATGGTCTCTATGAGGTCACCGCTGCGGAGAACGATTTCGGCCCGCAGCCCGGAGAGAAGCTTATCTTCGCCGATGCATTGGCGGAAGAATCGTTTGCGAAGGCGAAGCTAGCTCTCCGTAAGATTGCGTCAGTTTCCGATGCAGAGCTGTCTGGGTTTGTTCTTTCCCATCCTCTGAAGGGCCTCGGCGGCGGCTACGAGTTCCCAGTCCCTATGCTTCCGGGCGACCATGTCACCGACGACGCCGGCACAGGCTTCGTGCACACCGCGCCCGGCCACGGCCGCGAGGATTTCGACGCGTGGACGGACGCCGCCAAGGACCTCCGCGCGCGCGGCATCGATACGGCGATCCCCTTTACCGTCGACGACGCCGGCTTCTTCACCAAGGACGCGCCGGGCTTCGGGCCGGACCGCGAGGGAGGAGCGGCGCGTGTCATCGACGACAACGGCAAGAAGGGCGACGCCAACAAGGCGGTCATCGACGCGCTGATCGAGCGCAACATGCTTTTCGCGCGGGGCCGGCTGAAGCACTCCTATCCGCACTCCTGGCGGTCGAAGAAGCCGGTGATCTTCCGCAACACGCCGCAGTGGTTCGTCCATATGGACAAGGACCTGAACGATGGCACGACGCTGAGGACCCGCGCTCTCGCCGCCATTGACGCGACGCGCTTCGTGCCCGCCGCCGGGCAGACGCGGCTTAGGGCCATGATCGAGGAGCGGCCTGACTGGGTGCTTTCGCGCCAAAGGGCATGGGGCGTGCCGATCTGCGTCTTCGTCGACGAGGACGGCAACGTGCTGAAGGACGAGGCGGTCAATGCCCGCATCATGGACGCCTTCGAGGCCGAAGGCGCCGACGCCTGGTTCGCGGAAGGCGCGCGCGAGCGCTTCCTCGGATCGCGCGCCAACGAGCCGTGGGCCATGGTCAAGGACATCCTCGACGTCTGGTTCGATTCGGGCTCGACCCACACCTTCACGCTGGAGGATCGGCCGGACCTCAAATGGCCGGCGGACGTCTATCTCGAAGGCTCCGACCAGCATCGCGGCTGGTTCCATTCCTCGTTGCTCGAAAGCTGCGGCACGCGCGGCCGTGCGCCATACGATGCCGTGATCACCCATGGCTTCACCATGGCCGAGGACGGACGCAAGATGTCGAAGTCGCTCGGCAACCAGGTATTCCCGCAGGACATCATGAAGCAGTCCGGTGCCGACATCCTGCGTCTGTGGGTCATGACGACCGACTACTGGGAGGACCAGCGGCTCGGCAAGTCGATCATCCAGACCAACGTCGACGCCTACCGCAAGATGCGCAACACCATCCGCTGGATGCTCGGCACGCTCGGGCACGACGAGGGCGAGGAGGTAGCGCTCGCCGACATGCCGGAACTGGAGCGGCTGATGCTGCACCGGCTGTCGGAACTCGACCAGATGGTGCGCAAGAGCTACGACGCCTTCGACTTCAAACGGATCGCCAAGTCGCTGACCGACTTCATGATCGTCGACCTGTCGGCCTTCTACTTCGATATTCGCAAGGATGCGCTCTACTGCGACGCGCCGTCGAGCCTGCGCCGCAAGGCATCGATCGTGGTCGTGCGGCACCTGTTCGACTGCGTGGTCACGTGGCTGGCGCCCATGCTGCCCTTCACCATGGAGGAGGCCTGGCTCGACCGCCACAAGGATGCAGTCTCGGTGCATCTGGAGCAGTTCCCAGCAGTTCCAGCCGAATGGCGCGACGAGGCGCTCGCCGAAAAGTGGCGCAAGATCAGGCAGGTACGCCGCGTCGTCACCGGAGCGCTGGAACTGGAGCGAGCCAAGAAGACCATCGGCTCCTCGCTCGAGGCCGCGCCGATCGTCTATGTGGGCCGCGACACTGGCGATTTACTCAAGAGTATGGATGCCGATGAGGTTTTCATCACTTCTGGTGCGGTAGTCAGGTCGGGCCTCTCGACTTTGGGCATGGACCAACCAGAAATTGCCGATGCCGACCCAGCAAGCTATTTCCGCGACGAGGCTGGCACAGATCATATCGCAGTTGTCTTCCGACCGGCGGTTTCCTTGGGGCGAAAGAAGTGCGCGCGCTCGTGGCGCTACACGGACGATGTCGGGTCCGATCCGGACTATCCAGACGTTTCCGCACGCGACGCGGTGGCGCTCAAGGAGTTGCAGGCGCTTGGCCGCCTGTGA
- a CDS encoding MipA/OmpV family protein, whose product MQKSASAALVLASVLVLPASPAFSQEGSWFSGDWYLTIGAEVLTAPDYQGASDYMVRASPLISLGKAGGTRRFSSRNDNISLGFIDTGDFRAGPTGKIVFGRDADDSPDLAGLDEVRWGVELGGFAEFYPSDWLRVRGEIRHGIRAHDGVVADFAADAFMDVTPAIRISGGPRLSFASADYFDAYYGVSPAESVASGLAVYDPDGGIHSLGLGGAITWKATDKVTTSLFGEYSRLMGPAADSSLVKQRGEENQFLLGVSATYRFDFSM is encoded by the coding sequence ATGCAGAAATCCGCTTCCGCCGCCCTCGTCCTCGCTTCGGTGCTCGTGCTTCCTGCCTCGCCGGCCTTTTCGCAGGAAGGGAGCTGGTTCTCCGGAGACTGGTACCTGACGATCGGCGCCGAGGTGCTGACGGCGCCAGACTATCAAGGTGCCAGCGACTACATGGTGCGGGCTTCGCCGCTAATATCGCTGGGCAAGGCTGGCGGCACACGCCGCTTTTCCTCGCGCAACGACAACATTTCGCTTGGCTTCATCGATACGGGCGACTTCCGCGCGGGACCGACCGGCAAGATCGTCTTCGGCCGTGACGCCGACGATTCTCCGGATCTCGCCGGGCTCGATGAGGTCCGCTGGGGCGTCGAACTCGGCGGCTTCGCGGAGTTCTATCCGTCCGACTGGCTGCGCGTGCGCGGCGAAATCCGTCATGGCATCCGCGCGCATGACGGCGTCGTGGCCGATTTCGCAGCGGACGCCTTCATGGACGTCACGCCCGCCATCAGGATTTCGGGCGGTCCGCGCCTGTCCTTCGCGTCCGCCGACTACTTCGATGCCTATTACGGCGTGTCGCCCGCGGAATCGGTGGCGTCCGGGCTTGCAGTCTACGATCCGGACGGAGGCATCCACTCGCTCGGGCTTGGCGGCGCGATCACCTGGAAGGCGACGGACAAGGTGACCACCAGCCTGTTCGGCGAATACTCCCGCCTGATGGGACCGGCAGCCGATTCCAGCCTCGTAAAGCAGCGCGGCGAGGAGAACCAGTTCCTGCTCGGCGTCTCGGCCACTTACAGGTTCGACTTTTCCATGTGA
- the groES gene encoding co-chaperone GroES: MAQTNFRPLHDRVVVKRVESEEKTKGGIIIPDTAKEKPQEGEIVAVGSGARDEAGKLVPLDVKAGDRVLFGKWSGTEVKLNGEDLLIMKESDIMGVIA, from the coding sequence ATGGCACAAACCAATTTCCGCCCGCTTCACGACCGCGTGGTCGTCAAGCGCGTCGAATCCGAAGAGAAGACCAAGGGCGGGATCATCATTCCCGACACCGCCAAGGAGAAGCCGCAGGAAGGTGAGATCGTCGCCGTCGGCTCGGGTGCCCGCGACGAAGCCGGCAAGCTCGTTCCCCTCGACGTGAAGGCTGGCGATCGCGTGCTGTTCGGCAAGTGGTCCGGCACCGAGGTGAAGCTGAACGGCGAAGACCTTCTGATCATGAAGGAATCCGACATCATGGGCGTGATCGCCTGA
- a CDS encoding bifunctional riboflavin kinase/FAD synthetase — translation MSPRPFARVTDPADLPAGLRGGVVAIGNLDGVHRGHRSVLDRARALAEREGVPALALTFEPHPRSVFRPDQPVFRITPADLKADLIRMIGFDGIVEQEFTKVFASQSAEEFVERILIGGFGISHAVTGFDFHFGRNRQGGPAYLMAAGERHGFGVTLVDAFRDEGTEIVSSSRIRTLIAEGGVAEAAGLLGYRYTVEAEITRGKQLGRTLGYPTANMALPAGTDLKHGIYAVRLRREDGALHDGVASFGRRPTVDEDGAPLLETFVFDFSGDLYGETARVSIFGYLRGEEKFASLDDLVAQMKRDEEEARALLSGVRPLSEVDGELAF, via the coding sequence ATGAGCCCGAGACCGTTCGCCAGGGTCACCGATCCTGCCGACCTGCCGGCGGGTCTGCGCGGAGGGGTCGTGGCGATCGGCAATCTCGACGGCGTGCATCGCGGTCACCGCTCGGTACTCGACCGTGCTCGTGCGCTGGCCGAACGCGAGGGGGTGCCGGCGCTGGCGCTGACCTTCGAGCCGCACCCGCGCTCCGTCTTCCGGCCGGACCAGCCGGTCTTCCGCATCACGCCGGCCGATCTGAAGGCCGATCTCATCCGCATGATCGGCTTCGACGGCATCGTCGAGCAGGAGTTCACAAAAGTCTTCGCGAGCCAGAGCGCGGAAGAATTCGTCGAGCGCATCCTGATCGGCGGCTTCGGAATCTCGCACGCGGTGACCGGTTTCGACTTCCATTTCGGCAGGAACAGGCAGGGCGGCCCGGCCTACCTGATGGCGGCAGGCGAGCGGCACGGCTTCGGCGTCACGCTGGTCGACGCCTTCCGCGACGAGGGAACCGAGATCGTCTCGTCCAGCCGCATCCGCACACTGATCGCGGAGGGCGGGGTGGCCGAAGCAGCCGGCCTGCTCGGCTATCGCTACACGGTGGAGGCCGAAATCACGCGCGGCAAGCAGCTCGGCCGCACGCTCGGCTATCCCACAGCCAACATGGCCTTGCCGGCGGGAACCGATCTTAAGCACGGTATCTACGCCGTCCGGCTGCGGCGGGAGGACGGCGCGCTCCACGATGGCGTCGCGAGCTTCGGCCGCCGCCCGACTGTCGACGAGGACGGCGCGCCGCTGCTGGAGACGTTCGTCTTCGACTTTTCCGGCGATCTCTACGGCGAGACGGCGCGCGTCTCGATCTTCGGCTACCTCCGGGGCGAGGAGAAGTTCGCCTCGCTGGACGATCTTGTGGCGCAGATGAAGCGCGACGAAGAGGAAGCGCGGGCGCTTCTGTCGGGCGTGAGGCCGCTGTCGGAAGTCGACGGGGAACTGGCGTTCTGA
- a CDS encoding TIGR01459 family HAD-type hydrolase translates to MPELPRMTDSLDEIAGGYSALLCDVWGVVHNGERAFAEASAALARARAKGLAVVLITNAPRPHPDVESQLAALGVPRDAYDRVVTSGDVTRDLIAEGPRRIFHIGPDRDLSIYDGLDVELCEEPEASAAVCTGLFDDESETPEDYSDLLRRLRARNLPFICANPDIVVERGDRLIWCAGALARDFGQLGGRTLISGKPHRPIYEAALKAAGDVLGRDVSASDVLAIGDGVLTDLKGASQNDIDALYVSGGIHARDYGETLEPDLPRLAAFLEKHGHEPVAVIPRLR, encoded by the coding sequence ATGCCCGAATTGCCGCGAATGACAGATTCGCTCGACGAGATCGCCGGCGGATACAGTGCCCTCCTGTGCGACGTTTGGGGCGTGGTGCACAATGGCGAGCGCGCCTTCGCCGAGGCGTCCGCCGCACTGGCGCGCGCGCGCGCGAAAGGTCTCGCCGTCGTGCTGATCACCAACGCCCCCCGCCCGCATCCGGACGTGGAGTCGCAGCTTGCGGCGCTCGGGGTGCCGCGGGACGCCTATGACCGCGTCGTCACCTCGGGCGATGTCACGCGAGACCTGATCGCGGAAGGTCCGCGCAGGATCTTCCATATCGGACCTGATCGCGATCTCTCGATCTATGACGGGCTCGACGTCGAACTCTGCGAGGAACCGGAGGCGTCCGCCGCGGTGTGCACGGGGCTTTTCGACGACGAGAGCGAAACGCCGGAGGACTATTCAGACCTGCTGCGCAGACTGCGTGCGAGGAACCTTCCCTTCATTTGCGCCAATCCCGACATCGTGGTGGAACGCGGCGACAGGTTGATCTGGTGCGCCGGCGCGCTGGCGCGCGATTTCGGACAACTCGGCGGGCGCACGCTCATTTCCGGCAAGCCGCATCGACCCATCTACGAGGCTGCCCTCAAGGCGGCCGGCGACGTGCTCGGCCGCGACGTGTCGGCCTCCGACGTCCTTGCGATCGGAGACGGCGTACTTACCGATCTCAAGGGTGCGTCACAGAACGACATCGACGCGCTCTACGTGTCGGGCGGCATCCACGCCCGCGACTACGGCGAGACGCTCGAGCCGGACCTGCCGCGGCTGGCCGCCTTCCTCGAAAAGCACGGTCACGAACCCGTCGCCGTCATTCCCCGGCTGCGGTGA